One stretch of Streptomyces sp. A2-16 DNA includes these proteins:
- a CDS encoding carboxymuconolactone decarboxylase family protein, which produces MDYPDLSALPAELREEVTARGSLNVFRMLMHSPALAPGVLALGDAVLGRNSLPDPLRELAIVRVGHVYRAAYEVHHHENIARLVGLGEEAIAAAATGSSENLSAAEAAVLSATDRLLARHSLDDAERKELLAFLTVNQLADLVITVGFYQLICDFLNTFEVTTAGEGAPPYGETPPGGSDEGR; this is translated from the coding sequence ATGGACTACCCGGACCTTTCCGCGCTGCCCGCGGAGCTGCGGGAGGAGGTGACCGCTCGCGGTTCGCTCAACGTCTTCCGGATGCTGATGCACTCCCCCGCGCTGGCGCCCGGTGTGCTGGCGCTGGGGGACGCGGTCCTGGGGCGGAACTCGCTGCCGGACCCCTTGCGCGAACTCGCCATCGTGCGGGTCGGCCACGTCTACCGGGCGGCGTACGAGGTCCACCACCACGAGAACATCGCCCGGCTCGTCGGCCTCGGCGAGGAGGCGATCGCGGCCGCCGCGACCGGTTCCTCCGAGAACCTGTCCGCGGCCGAGGCCGCCGTCCTCTCCGCGACCGACCGACTGCTGGCCCGGCATTCTCTCGACGACGCCGAACGCAAGGAACTGCTGGCGTTCCTGACGGTCAATCAGCTCGCCGACCTTGTGATCACCGTCGGCTTCTACCAGTTGATCTGCGACTTCCTCAACACCTTCGAGGTGACGACCGCGGGTGAGGGTGCGCCACCCTATGGCGAGACGCCGCCCGGCGGCAGTGACGAGGGCCGTTGA
- a CDS encoding class I SAM-dependent methyltransferase, with amino-acid sequence MSTDDANRRWTRSMPEAYERHLVPVFFRPFATDLASRAAALRPDAVLELAAGTGALTSALLDAVPTASVVASDLNEAMVTAGSAREPRADWRQADAQKLPFEDGVFDLVLCQFGVMFFPDRPSAYAEVRRVLAPQGRFLFSSWGPLASHGFGAAFQTALEQSMPGGAPSFLEDVPHGYTDPAVVAADLAAAGLALTSTEEVTLEGVAQSAASVATGLLTGTPVSAALQTRDDAQTLQATVTQKMTDRLGNGSVTAPMTATVYLAQHQA; translated from the coding sequence ATGAGCACAGACGATGCGAACCGGCGGTGGACACGGTCCATGCCCGAGGCCTACGAGCGTCACCTGGTGCCGGTCTTCTTCCGCCCCTTCGCCACCGACCTGGCCTCCAGGGCGGCTGCGCTGCGACCGGACGCGGTCCTGGAACTCGCCGCCGGAACCGGGGCGTTGACATCGGCCCTGCTCGACGCGGTGCCCACGGCCTCGGTGGTGGCGAGCGACCTCAACGAGGCGATGGTCACGGCAGGTTCGGCTCGCGAACCCCGCGCCGACTGGCGCCAGGCCGACGCCCAGAAGCTGCCCTTCGAGGACGGCGTTTTCGACCTCGTGCTGTGCCAGTTCGGAGTGATGTTCTTTCCCGACAGGCCGTCCGCCTACGCCGAGGTGCGCAGGGTGCTGGCCCCGCAGGGGCGTTTCCTGTTCAGCAGCTGGGGTCCGCTGGCCTCGCACGGCTTCGGGGCCGCTTTCCAGACCGCCCTGGAGCAGTCCATGCCCGGCGGAGCACCCTCGTTCCTCGAGGACGTGCCCCACGGCTACACCGATCCGGCCGTGGTCGCCGCGGATCTCGCCGCCGCCGGACTGGCTCTGACCAGCACGGAGGAGGTCACGCTGGAGGGCGTCGCGCAGTCGGCCGCATCCGTCGCCACGGGGCTGCTGACCGGCACACCGGTGAGCGCCGCCTTGCAGACCCGCGACGACGCACAGACCCTCCAGGCCACCGTCACCCAGAAGATGACGGACCGTCTCGGCAACGGCTCCGTGACGGCGCCGATGACCGCGACTGTCTATCTGGCACAGCACCAGGCGTGA
- a CDS encoding helix-turn-helix transcriptional regulator has product MERRSDNRADIRDFLARRRAQLTPEQVGLPTSGRRRVPGLRREEVAVLAGVSTEWYTRLEKGHIGGVSEDVLDAVARTLQLDDDERTYLFDLARAAQPSPASRRRRKAVDVPPRVQWLLDSMTLSAALVCNGRLDIVATNALARALFAPILASPTVDARGRPNFARFWFLDDDSQDFIADWDSAATVTAALLRAEAGRYPDDKALRDLIGELSTVSREFRTRWAAHNVRIHHGGVKRFHHPEAGDLELTYQPLDLPMSAREAHSLTIYTAEPGSPSEDGLRLLASWAATRESHPPTRRSPAR; this is encoded by the coding sequence ATGGAACGCCGCTCCGACAACCGCGCCGACATCCGTGACTTCCTCGCCCGCCGCCGCGCCCAGCTCACCCCGGAGCAGGTCGGACTGCCCACCAGCGGGCGGCGCCGGGTCCCGGGGCTGCGCCGCGAGGAGGTCGCGGTCCTGGCCGGGGTGAGCACCGAGTGGTACACCCGCCTGGAGAAGGGCCACATCGGCGGTGTGTCGGAGGACGTCCTCGACGCGGTCGCCCGCACCCTGCAGCTGGACGACGACGAGCGCACCTACCTGTTCGACCTCGCCAGGGCCGCCCAGCCGAGCCCGGCCTCCCGGCGCCGCCGCAAAGCCGTCGACGTTCCGCCCCGCGTCCAATGGCTGCTCGACTCCATGACGCTGTCCGCGGCCCTCGTCTGCAACGGCCGTCTGGACATCGTGGCCACGAACGCACTCGCACGCGCCCTGTTCGCGCCGATCCTCGCCAGCCCGACCGTCGACGCGCGCGGCCGCCCCAACTTCGCCCGCTTCTGGTTCCTCGACGACGACTCCCAGGACTTCATCGCCGACTGGGACAGCGCCGCCACCGTCACGGCCGCACTCCTGCGCGCCGAGGCCGGCCGCTACCCCGATGACAAGGCCCTGCGCGACCTCATCGGTGAACTGTCCACCGTCAGCCGCGAGTTCCGCACCCGGTGGGCCGCCCACAACGTGCGCATCCACCACGGCGGCGTCAAACGCTTCCACCATCCCGAGGCCGGGGACCTGGAACTCACCTACCAGCCCCTCGACCTGCCCATGTCCGCCCGTGAGGCGCACTCCCTGACCATCTACACCGCCGAACCCGGCTCCCCCTCGGAAGACGGCCTGCGTCTGCTCGCCTCCTGGGCGGCCACCCGCGAATCCCATCCGCCCACACGACGGTCCCCGGCACGCTGA
- a CDS encoding DUF3291 domain-containing protein: MPRLALYTFGVLKSPLTDPGPLTREFYASGEAIYGNISRHPGHLAHAEAADGDRGGLFDADWGAWGEFAVPTWYGKGRTVETTALAATLSLWTDLRPAFDAVYTGLHREALNRRYDWFERTGHPNHVFWWVSDDPTPTWQDGVSRLEDLHDNGSTPDAFTFHQSFTPDGTPTGPAMSTQP; this comes from the coding sequence ATGCCCCGTCTTGCGCTGTACACGTTCGGCGTCCTGAAGTCACCTCTCACCGATCCCGGACCCCTCACGCGCGAGTTCTACGCCAGTGGTGAGGCCATCTACGGGAACATCAGCCGGCACCCCGGGCACCTCGCGCACGCCGAAGCGGCGGACGGCGACCGGGGCGGGCTCTTCGACGCGGACTGGGGTGCATGGGGAGAGTTCGCCGTACCGACCTGGTACGGCAAGGGCCGCACGGTCGAGACCACCGCCCTGGCCGCGACCCTCTCACTCTGGACCGACCTGCGCCCCGCCTTCGACGCCGTCTACACCGGCCTGCACCGTGAGGCGCTGAACAGGCGCTACGACTGGTTCGAGAGGACAGGACACCCGAATCACGTGTTCTGGTGGGTCTCCGACGACCCGACACCCACCTGGCAGGACGGGGTTTCCAGGCTGGAAGACCTCCACGACAACGGCTCCACGCCGGACGCCTTCACCTTCCACCAGTCGTTCACCCCGGACGGAACTCCGACCGGCCCGGCGATGTCGACCCAGCCGTAA
- a CDS encoding dihydrofolate reductase family protein has translation MRKIIVCTFLTLDGVMQAPGGPDEDTQSGFEHGGWQKPVTDDEVGAAIAGWYEPADAMLLGRKTYDIFASYWPTADPDNPFTDRMNSMHKYVASRTLTSVEWENSTLLEGDVGDAVLALKESDGGDINVVGSGDLAQTLMRHGLVDEYRLTIHPVIIGTGKRLFADGAIPTALEPVSVSTTKNGTVVGVYRPNGKPRYDSY, from the coding sequence ATGCGCAAGATCATCGTTTGTACGTTCCTGACGCTGGACGGCGTCATGCAGGCGCCGGGCGGTCCGGACGAGGACACGCAGAGCGGCTTCGAGCACGGCGGCTGGCAGAAGCCGGTGACCGACGACGAGGTCGGCGCGGCCATCGCGGGCTGGTACGAACCCGCCGACGCGATGCTGCTCGGCCGGAAGACGTATGACATCTTCGCGTCGTACTGGCCGACCGCCGATCCCGACAACCCGTTCACCGACCGGATGAACAGCATGCACAAGTACGTGGCGTCTCGAACCCTGACGTCCGTCGAGTGGGAGAACTCCACACTGCTGGAGGGGGACGTCGGCGACGCCGTACTCGCGCTGAAGGAGTCGGACGGGGGCGACATCAACGTCGTCGGCAGCGGCGATCTCGCCCAGACGCTCATGCGGCACGGCCTCGTCGACGAGTACCGGCTGACCATCCATCCGGTGATCATCGGCACCGGCAAGCGACTGTTCGCCGACGGAGCGATCCCCACCGCGCTGGAGCCGGTCAGCGTCTCGACGACGAAGAACGGCACCGTCGTCGGCGTCTACCGGCCGAACGGCAAGCCCCGGTACGACAGTTACTAG
- a CDS encoding STAS domain-containing protein, whose product MSDLSPAEFTVTVHREPASLIVRVGGELDYDTSDDLVATVTEILTGDEAPPRAVRLDFSDLTWIDSSGLSALLMVHRRTRALGAALHLDNRPDVLERMLRMTNVLDHLLGCGPPEAVSTAEGNGAPSADVT is encoded by the coding sequence ATGAGCGACCTTTCACCTGCCGAGTTCACCGTCACCGTCCATCGTGAGCCCGCGAGCCTGATCGTCCGTGTGGGCGGGGAGCTCGACTACGACACGAGCGACGACCTCGTCGCCACGGTCACCGAGATCCTGACCGGCGACGAAGCACCGCCACGCGCCGTCCGCCTCGACTTCAGCGACCTGACGTGGATCGACTCCTCGGGTCTGTCCGCCCTCCTGATGGTCCACCGACGCACCCGCGCACTCGGTGCCGCCCTTCACCTCGACAACCGCCCCGACGTGCTGGAACGCATGCTCCGCATGACCAACGTCCTGGACCATCTGCTCGGCTGCGGCCCCCCGGAAGCCGTATCGACCGCAGAGGGCAACGGCGCCCCCTCGGCGGACGTCACCTGA
- a CDS encoding B12-binding domain-containing protein: protein MSRSATTAAVAERLWEAVAEGDERTAASAVHQALSEGMDEETLLLEVVAPVQTKVGTEWAADRITVAQEHAATAINERVVASLAHRRHRDAGTGRTAARGRVTVSCVDGEWHAFPARLVAEVLSLRGWQVDFLGAQTPALHLVAHLHRTNPEAVLLSGSIPIRLPAAHAAITACQAVGVPVLAGGRAFGPDGRYARSLRADRWATDARGAVAVLEEGMPRPDPSASRQAVDDLPHLADQEYTMVVQSRPQLVKQALVDLETRFPALRGYSEEQRERTVEDLAHIVDFLGAALYVDDAELFTAFLTWTAHILQVRNVPAHSLSMGLEVLAGRLTDFPRALKLIEQGAAALAECPAPGSETPV, encoded by the coding sequence ATGAGCCGGTCCGCCACGACGGCGGCCGTGGCGGAACGCCTGTGGGAGGCCGTCGCCGAGGGCGACGAACGCACTGCGGCCTCGGCCGTCCACCAGGCGTTGAGCGAGGGTATGGACGAGGAGACGCTGCTGCTCGAAGTGGTCGCCCCGGTCCAGACGAAGGTCGGCACCGAATGGGCCGCGGACCGCATCACCGTGGCGCAGGAACACGCCGCCACCGCCATCAACGAGCGCGTGGTCGCCTCCCTGGCCCACCGACGGCACCGCGACGCCGGCACCGGCCGTACGGCGGCTCGCGGCAGGGTCACCGTGAGCTGCGTGGACGGTGAATGGCACGCCTTTCCCGCCAGGCTCGTCGCCGAGGTCCTGTCGCTCAGGGGCTGGCAGGTCGACTTCCTCGGGGCGCAGACGCCCGCCCTGCACCTCGTCGCCCATCTCCACCGGACCAACCCGGAAGCCGTCCTGCTGTCCGGGTCGATCCCCATCAGGCTGCCGGCCGCCCACGCCGCCATCACGGCCTGCCAGGCCGTCGGTGTTCCGGTCCTGGCGGGCGGCCGCGCCTTCGGGCCCGACGGCCGCTACGCCCGCAGCCTGCGCGCCGACCGGTGGGCGACCGACGCGCGGGGCGCCGTCGCCGTACTGGAGGAGGGGATGCCACGCCCCGACCCCTCGGCGAGCCGGCAGGCGGTGGACGATCTCCCGCATCTGGCCGACCAGGAGTACACCATGGTCGTCCAGTCGCGTCCGCAACTCGTCAAACAGGCTCTGGTCGACCTGGAGACCCGCTTTCCCGCTCTGCGCGGATACAGCGAGGAACAGCGGGAGCGGACGGTCGAGGACCTCGCTCACATCGTCGACTTCCTGGGTGCCGCGCTCTACGTCGACGACGCCGAACTGTTCACCGCGTTCCTCACCTGGACGGCCCACATCCTCCAGGTCCGCAACGTCCCCGCCCACTCCCTGTCCATGGGTCTGGAGGTCCTCGCCGGCCGGCTCACGGACTTCCCCCGGGCCCTGAAACTGATCGAGCAGGGCGCCGCCGCCCTGGCCGAGTGTCCCGCACCCGGCTCCGAGACTCCCGTATGA
- a CDS encoding ROK family transcriptional regulator, which translates to MTARPENTHQARLLRLLRDHGSNSRAQLGDLVDLSRSKLAVEVDRLLETGLVVADGLAPSRGGRRSHNIRLAPTLRFLGVDIGATSIDVAVTNAELEVLGHLNQPMDVREGPVAVFEQVLSMAAKLRASGLAEGFDGAGIGVPGPVRFPEGVPVAPPIMPGWDGFPVREALSQELGCPVMVDNDVNLMAMGEMHAGVARSVGDFLCVKIGTGIGCGIVVGGEVHRGTTGSAGDIGHIQVEPEGRACVCGNQGCLEAHFSGAALAADAEQAAREGRSEHLAARLGTAERLTAEDVSAAAAAGDPVALELIREGGKRLGQVIAGLVSFFNPGLVVIGGGVTGLGHTLLASVRTQVYRQSLPLATGNLPIVLGELGPAAGAIGAARLISDHVFSPA; encoded by the coding sequence ATGACTGCTCGTCCTGAGAACACCCATCAGGCGCGACTGCTTCGTCTGCTGCGTGACCACGGGTCCAACTCTCGTGCCCAGCTGGGTGATCTGGTGGACCTGTCCCGTTCGAAGCTGGCGGTCGAGGTCGACCGGTTGCTGGAGACGGGGCTGGTCGTCGCGGACGGGCTGGCCCCTTCCCGGGGCGGCCGCCGGTCGCACAACATCCGGCTCGCTCCGACGCTGCGGTTCCTCGGCGTCGACATCGGTGCCACGTCGATCGATGTCGCCGTGACCAATGCGGAGTTGGAGGTCCTCGGGCATCTGAACCAGCCGATGGACGTTCGCGAGGGCCCGGTCGCGGTCTTCGAGCAGGTCCTGTCCATGGCAGCGAAGTTGAGGGCCTCGGGGCTCGCGGAGGGTTTCGACGGCGCCGGCATCGGTGTCCCGGGGCCGGTCCGCTTTCCCGAGGGTGTTCCGGTGGCTCCGCCGATCATGCCGGGCTGGGACGGCTTTCCCGTACGGGAGGCGCTCAGTCAGGAACTCGGCTGTCCTGTCATGGTCGACAACGACGTGAACCTGATGGCGATGGGGGAGATGCACGCGGGTGTCGCACGTTCCGTGGGCGACTTCCTCTGCGTCAAGATCGGTACCGGCATCGGCTGCGGCATCGTCGTCGGCGGTGAGGTCCACCGGGGGACCACCGGCAGTGCCGGCGACATCGGCCACATCCAGGTGGAACCGGAAGGCCGCGCGTGCGTGTGCGGCAACCAAGGCTGTCTGGAAGCCCACTTCAGCGGTGCCGCCCTGGCCGCTGACGCGGAGCAGGCCGCGCGTGAGGGCCGCTCGGAGCACCTCGCCGCCCGGTTGGGGACAGCCGAACGTCTGACGGCAGAGGACGTGTCCGCCGCCGCGGCGGCCGGGGACCCGGTCGCTCTGGAGCTGATCCGCGAGGGCGGGAAACGCCTTGGGCAGGTCATCGCAGGGCTCGTCAGTTTCTTCAACCCGGGACTGGTGGTGATCGGTGGCGGCGTGACCGGACTCGGGCACACGCTGCTGGCCAGTGTCCGGACCCAGGTGTACCGGCAGTCGTTGCCACTGGCCACGGGCAACCTGCCGATCGTCCTGGGGGAGTTGGGGCCGGCTGCCGGAGCCATCGGCGCGGCCCGGCTCATCAGCGACCACGTCTTCTCACCGGCCTGA
- a CDS encoding PP2C family protein-serine/threonine phosphatase — protein sequence MLAIDENGGLVGLNTAARLLVPEADDGTPLNRQAPSWLTEPRSDAGDGLPAAADPRTGYLNGRFYEAHPTPGDEGEAMWWLVDCTDRHLAEAALREAQSRSEVLSEVSSALLSTLNVSRCMEVAAAMAAEHLAEAAVLVAPPQGRRYPLTHAHRGGPVTQTLRNVDVSGVPGLSEALQGFPPVPARWIDPSHLPSWVVPDGFAGSVGSVIVTPLPGHGVPAGALILLRSGTERAFTTGEEVFARLFAARAGAALSAARLYTEQTAITATLMRDLLPPVLQHVHGVEYAGRYRASKDHEQIGGDFYDVHPGTGPSQETLVVLGDVAGKGLEAAVLTGKIRNTLQALLPLADDHEQVLGLLNGSLLSSHHTRFATLVLASVRRRSDRVEVRLTSAGHPPPLIVRVDSTVEETPTRGTLVGAVPKIQALTVETALAPGETCLLYTDGVIEARGGPLGDDFFGEHRLKRALADCAGMPAEAVVERIQMLATQWVGNGRHDDMAVVAISAPKPSSLTVADAYGDGTSSGRRG from the coding sequence ATGCTGGCCATAGACGAGAACGGCGGCCTGGTGGGGCTCAACACGGCGGCCCGGCTGCTCGTGCCCGAAGCCGACGACGGCACCCCGCTGAATCGGCAGGCACCGTCCTGGCTCACGGAACCCCGTAGCGACGCCGGTGACGGACTGCCCGCTGCCGCCGACCCCCGGACCGGCTACCTCAACGGCCGTTTCTACGAGGCTCACCCCACCCCCGGGGACGAGGGCGAGGCCATGTGGTGGCTGGTCGACTGCACGGACCGGCACCTGGCCGAAGCCGCGCTGCGGGAGGCGCAGTCACGTTCCGAGGTCCTCTCGGAGGTCTCCAGCGCGCTGCTGTCCACGCTGAACGTGTCCCGCTGCATGGAGGTGGCCGCCGCCATGGCCGCCGAGCACCTCGCCGAGGCCGCCGTCCTCGTCGCCCCGCCCCAGGGACGACGCTATCCCCTGACCCACGCCCACCGGGGCGGACCCGTCACACAGACACTGCGCAACGTCGACGTCTCGGGCGTGCCGGGCCTGAGTGAGGCACTCCAGGGGTTCCCCCCGGTGCCGGCCCGCTGGATCGACCCGAGTCACCTCCCCTCGTGGGTGGTCCCGGACGGCTTCGCGGGATCCGTCGGCTCCGTCATCGTCACCCCGCTGCCCGGCCATGGCGTGCCCGCCGGAGCGCTGATCCTGTTGCGCTCCGGCACCGAGCGCGCCTTCACCACGGGCGAGGAGGTGTTCGCGCGCCTGTTCGCGGCCCGCGCCGGTGCTGCTCTGTCGGCGGCGCGCCTGTACACCGAGCAGACGGCCATCACCGCCACGCTGATGCGCGACCTGTTGCCGCCCGTGCTCCAGCACGTCCACGGCGTCGAGTACGCCGGCCGGTACCGGGCGTCGAAGGACCACGAGCAGATCGGGGGCGACTTCTACGACGTCCATCCCGGCACCGGTCCCTCGCAGGAGACCCTGGTCGTGCTGGGGGACGTCGCGGGCAAGGGTCTGGAAGCGGCCGTCCTCACCGGCAAGATCCGCAACACGCTCCAGGCACTGTTGCCCCTGGCCGACGACCACGAGCAGGTCCTGGGCCTCCTGAACGGTTCGCTGCTCTCCTCGCACCACACCCGCTTCGCCACCCTGGTGCTGGCCTCCGTACGACGCCGATCCGACCGGGTGGAGGTGCGGCTGACCAGCGCCGGGCATCCCCCGCCGCTGATCGTCCGCGTCGACAGCACGGTGGAGGAGACGCCCACGCGCGGCACTCTGGTCGGCGCCGTGCCCAAGATCCAGGCACTCACCGTGGAGACGGCTCTCGCGCCGGGAGAGACGTGCCTGCTCTACACCGACGGCGTCATCGAGGCCCGCGGCGGCCCCCTGGGCGACGACTTCTTCGGCGAACACCGGCTCAAGAGGGCACTGGCCGACTGCGCGGGCATGCCGGCGGAGGCCGTCGTCGAGCGGATTCAGATGCTGGCCACCCAGTGGGTCGGCAACGGCCGGCACGACGACATGGCGGTGGTTGCCATCAGCGCGCCCAAGCCCAGTTCGTTGACGGTGGCCGACGCTTACGGAGACGGTACGAGCAGCGGGAGGCGCGGATGA
- a CDS encoding STAS domain-containing protein — translation MVTRPRAAGSVWVIALRGEFDFESSPGVDEAITQALRTDSSPIVFDVTEVGFCDSQLLGSLLRAARERQVGLIGAGSLMRRLTEVTGTGHLLVHYADLDSACAALADGPQRG, via the coding sequence GTGGTGACGCGACCACGGGCGGCCGGTTCGGTGTGGGTGATCGCGTTGCGCGGGGAATTCGACTTCGAGAGCAGCCCCGGCGTCGACGAAGCCATCACGCAGGCACTGCGAACCGATTCGTCACCCATTGTCTTCGATGTGACTGAAGTCGGTTTCTGTGACTCCCAACTGCTGGGCAGTCTGCTGCGGGCAGCCAGGGAGAGACAGGTCGGCCTGATCGGGGCGGGCTCACTCATGCGGCGTCTGACGGAAGTCACCGGAACCGGCCACCTGTTGGTGCACTACGCCGACTTGGATTCGGCGTGCGCCGCTCTGGCCGACGGCCCGCAGCGAGGGTGA
- a CDS encoding SDR family NAD(P)-dependent oxidoreductase codes for MSRILITGSTDGLGLATADALQSAGHDVVVHARNPERAGALDPLVGRGAGLVIADLTDRDAVRHLAGELNEGPPLDAVVHNAGVWSGPAVMPVNIVAPYLLTALVPGPRRLVYLSSSSHFDGHPSAVGVDWRGTKSGGHGGGSSAGGSYADSKLFVTTLAAAVARLYPDVLSNAVDPGWVPTRMGGPGAPDDLELGHRTQQWLAAGDDPEALTTGGYWYHRRRQRPHRAVHDEGFQDRLLRILAEETGTALAPR; via the coding sequence ATGAGTCGGATCCTGATCACCGGTTCCACGGACGGCCTCGGACTCGCCACGGCGGACGCGCTGCAGTCCGCCGGGCACGACGTCGTGGTCCACGCCCGCAACCCCGAACGCGCCGGGGCCCTCGACCCGCTCGTCGGCCGCGGAGCGGGCCTCGTCATCGCCGACCTCACCGACCGTGACGCCGTACGGCACCTCGCCGGCGAGCTCAACGAGGGGCCACCCCTCGACGCGGTCGTCCACAACGCCGGCGTCTGGAGCGGGCCCGCCGTCATGCCGGTCAACATCGTTGCCCCGTACCTGCTCACCGCGCTCGTGCCAGGGCCGCGCCGCCTGGTGTACCTGAGCAGCAGCTCTCACTTCGACGGCCACCCCTCGGCGGTCGGCGTCGACTGGCGCGGCACGAAGAGCGGGGGGCACGGGGGCGGATCGTCCGCGGGAGGGTCGTACGCGGACAGCAAGCTGTTCGTCACCACCCTGGCTGCCGCGGTGGCCCGCCTGTACCCGGACGTGCTGAGCAACGCCGTGGACCCGGGCTGGGTTCCCACCAGGATGGGCGGACCCGGAGCCCCCGACGATCTCGAACTGGGCCACCGGACACAGCAGTGGCTGGCCGCCGGCGACGATCCGGAGGCGCTCACCACCGGCGGCTACTGGTACCACCGTCGGCGGCAGCGGCCGCATCGCGCGGTCCACGACGAGGGGTTCCAGGACCGACTCCTGCGAATTCTGGCCGAGGAGACGGGGACCGCGCTCGCGCCGCGGTGA
- a CDS encoding Type 1 glutamine amidotransferase-like domain-containing protein translates to MKLLLTDSGIKNKSIQDALLDLLGKPIAEADALCIPTAGYGAPDADPGGPWRFISGQSQHPMTGLGWRSVGVLELTALPSIDRAHWVSWVQETDVLLVNGGDALYLCHWMRESGLADLLPSLSDTVYVGLSAGSMVVTPRIGDDFVGWKPPAGGDSALGLVDFSIFPHLDHPACPENTTAAAERWAAQIAGPAYAIDDQTAIKVTDGAVEVISEGHWKVFDSAS, encoded by the coding sequence ATGAAACTCCTCCTCACCGACTCCGGCATCAAGAACAAGAGCATCCAGGATGCGCTGCTCGACCTCTTGGGCAAGCCGATCGCCGAAGCCGACGCCCTCTGCATCCCCACCGCGGGGTACGGGGCGCCCGACGCCGACCCGGGTGGGCCGTGGCGGTTCATCAGCGGACAGTCCCAGCACCCCATGACCGGGCTGGGTTGGAGATCGGTGGGCGTCCTGGAGCTCACCGCGCTGCCCAGCATCGACAGGGCGCACTGGGTGTCATGGGTCCAGGAGACCGACGTACTGCTGGTCAATGGCGGTGACGCGCTGTACCTGTGCCACTGGATGCGGGAGTCCGGGCTGGCCGACCTCCTGCCCTCACTGTCCGACACGGTCTATGTGGGACTCAGCGCCGGGAGCATGGTGGTGACCCCCCGCATCGGGGACGACTTCGTGGGCTGGAAGCCGCCCGCCGGCGGCGACAGCGCGCTGGGCCTGGTCGATTTCTCGATCTTCCCGCACCTGGATCATCCGGCCTGTCCGGAGAACACGACGGCCGCGGCAGAACGGTGGGCGGCCCAGATCGCGGGTCCGGCGTACGCCATTGACGATCAGACCGCCATCAAGGTCACCGACGGCGCAGTGGAAGTGATCTCCGAGGGCCACTGGAAGGTGTTCGACTCGGCCTCGTGA